The following are encoded together in the Oncorhynchus nerka isolate Pitt River linkage group LG23, Oner_Uvic_2.0, whole genome shotgun sequence genome:
- the LOC135563991 gene encoding uncharacterized protein LOC135563991, with protein sequence MSQSGKVLHLYVEVRSAPEQDGNGGLGGGVEGPGTGSNSASAQDGPAGLLSKLTCQTKCQTPTKVQTHRLAHNFTHTQSPSRHTVSFQLHQGNGNQSPSISKRQSLPAALTHSPAFSRNGRTTTPHKPSSKGQGVGGDAKRSVVTFSYIEKANVKRVESPQNSACQRRSREERSSPPSYPRKRLSDPIWLGSPGSSCSSSPKLAFRPPGCIQQQQQPSVSPSHCHPVLDPVGRAATQLALEEFGFGSPLHRSKILHGLEQSPRGSRHNQQASCLSWAGGSPVLRHSACNNHAMDTDRNRAICGPLPRSPASDQLSSHASQAALGMSPNSRSRLCMGPKAQSPHQWEGQDKAITGSPATQRQVHKPCNSSSSPQGTILQLSNKLGVGTVLNQLSGSKPSSPSNSPEVARRLAEEATKVSSILAEVRRNSLTLHSTLDEVESPNCGCMSREANSSVPKAQLQHLQHQKVKMNIPLHGLHTPASNDTDSQQAGNSLPSSRTQDTNTPTLTNHRTQHGGGWALGQSSILSDTVVGGGVSPALPSRFLRPFLPPAETSSPLRDPRLLRAQLRVTDSPTLHRCQPPQYTGDFWSFEPDRTADLSCFDRGDCAELARRLYIRQSVEEAPVSWTSRQPWSHLVGEESSSSSSSPRHGPGPGQQPLSTAQQKRAEQRRREVLLLGPVVLDSPEEDEGLDGDGEGEEVSGQGQQPSLLRVEEPQGGERIGLAGSSSRSSSGVTGSLGERECVSPESSQSSHQSNETGAATSGIQTDSGTAVPGPSLHSQRIARAKWEFLFGTPAEEAASRGEKSTIEPSTAPPSGQSSESPTSPTSLPLISANHKVQHVEVELVTPPPAAVGESPKTCIIRGTLKYSETDLDAVPLRCYRETDIDEVLLAEQEDTDSAFGSNRSNEWGGGGGGRRGGRGGGG encoded by the exons ATGTCCCAGTCTGGAAAAGTCCTTCATCTGTACGTGGAGGTAAGGTCAGCCCCGGAGCAGGATGGGAATGGGGGCTtggggggaggagtggagggtcCTGGGACTGGGAGTAACTCAGCCTCAGCACAGGATGGGCCAGCTGGGCTTTTGTCCAAGCTAACCTGCCAGACAAAATGTCAGACTCCTACCAAAGTACAAACGCACCGCCTAGCCCATAACTTCACTCACACTCAGTCTCCCTCCAGACACACAGTGAGCTTCCAGCTCCACCAAGGCAATGGCAACCAGTCACCTAGCATCTCCAAGCGGCAGAGTTTACCAGCAGCACTGACCCACTCCCCAGCCTTTTCCAGAAATGGGAGGACCACCACCCCCCACAAACCCTCCTCCAAAGggcagggggtggggggtgatgCCAAACGCTCGGTGGTCACCTTCAGCTACATTGAGAAGGCTAACGTCAAAAGAGTGGAGAGCCCACAGAACTCTGCCTGTCAGAGGAGGTCTAGGGAGGAGAGGTCATCCCCACCTTCCTACCCCCGGAAGAGACTCAGCGACCCCATCTGGTTGGGTAGTCCTGGCTCCTCCTGCAGCTCCAGTCCCAAACTAGCGTTTCGTCCCCCAGGGTGTATCCAGCAACAACAGCAACCGTCAGTCTCTCCCAGCCACTGCCACCCCGTCTTGGATCCCGTCGGCAGGGCAGCCACCCAGCTTGCCCTGGAAGAGTTTGGGTTTGGTTCCCCCCTGCACAGGAGTAAGATTCTCCATGGGCTCGAGCAGAGTCCCAGGGGCTCCCGCCACAACCAGCAGGCCAGTTGCCTGTCATGGGCAGGCGGCTCTCCTGTCCTACGCCACAGCGCGTGCAATAATCACGCCATGGACACAGATAGAAACCGGGCCATTTGCGGGCCATTACCAAGGAGCCCAGCCTCCGACCAGCTTTCGTCTCATGCTAGCCAGGCCGCTCTGGGTATGTCTCCTAACTCGAGATCCAGGTTGTGTATGGGGCCCAAGGCCCAGAGCCCACACCAATGGGAAGGTCAAGACAAAGCTATCACAGGGAGTCCAGCCACCCAGAGACAAGTACACAAGCCCTGTAACAGCAGTTCCTCCCCTCAAGGGACCATTCTCCAACTTAGCAATAAACTAGGGGTGGGAACTGTACTGAACCAGCTAAGTGGTAGCAAACCCTCCTCACCATCCAACAGCCCTGAAGTGGCCCGGAGGCTAGCTGAGGAGGCTACTAAAGTGTCCTCTATTTTAGCAGAGGTAAGGAGGAACTCATTGACATTGCACAGCACTTTAGACGAAGTAGAGAGCCCCAACTGTGGATGTATGTCCAGAGAAGCCAACAGTTCTGTCCCAAAAGCACAACTGCAACATTTGCAGCATCAGAAAGTTAAGATGAACATCCCTTTACACGGCCTACACACACCAGCATCCAACGACACTGACTCTCAACAGGCTGGAAACTCTTTACCATCGTCACGCACACAGGACACAAACACTCCAACACTAACCAATCATAGGACACAGCACGGAGGAGGGTGGGCTCTGGGTCAGAGCTCCATCCTATCAGACACAGTAGTGGGTGGAGGAGTGTCCCCAGCCCTGCCTTCACGCTTCCTCCGTCCATTTCTTCCCCCAGCCGAGACCAGCTCCCCTTTGAGGGACCCCAGGCTGCTGAGAGCCCAGCTCAGAGTCACCGACAGCCCCACGCTGCACCGCTGTCAGCCCCCTCAATACACTGGAGATTTCTGGTCCTTCGAGCCGGACAGGACAGCCGACTTGTCCTGCTTCGACAGGGGGGACTGTGCCGAGCTGGCCCGTAGGCTCTACATACGCCAGAGTGTGGAAGAAGCCCCTGTCAGCTGGACTTCCAGGCAGCCCTGGAGCCACCTGGTAGGGGAGGAGAGCAGCAGCTCCAGTTCCAGCCCCAGACATGGACCTGGACCCGGTCAGCAGCCCTTGAGCACGGCCCAGCAGAAGAGGGCTgagcagaggaggagggaggttctGCTGCTGGGCCCTGTGGTGCTGGACTCCCCAGAGGAGGACGAGGGCCtggatggggatggggaaggggaggaggtttCGGGACAAGGGCAGCAGCCAAGCCTGCTGAGGGTGGAGGAGCCTCAAGGGGGGGAGCGAATTGGGTTAGCGGGGTCCTCGTCGCGCAGCTCCAGCGGGGTGACGGGCAGCCTAGGTGAAAGGGAATGTGTGTCCCCAGAGTCCAGTCAGTCCAGCCACCAGAGCAACGAGACAGGGGCTGCCACTTCAGGGATACAG ACGGACAGTGGCACTGCAGTCCcaggcccctccctccactcccagAGGATAGCTCGTGCCAAGTGGGAGTTCCTATTTGGGACACCCGCTGAGGAGGCTGCCAGCAGGGGGGAGAAAA GTACCATCGAACCCTCCACAGCTCCTCCCAGTGGCCAGTCCAGTGAATCCCCCacttcccccacctccctccccctcatctcAGCCAATCACAAGGTGCAGCACGTGGAGGTAGAGCTGGTGACTCCTCCCCCAGCGGCGGTGGGGGAGTCGCCAAAGACGTGCATCATCCGGGGGACCCTCAAGTACTCGGAGACGGACCTGGATGCCGTGCCCCTGCGCTGCTACCGCGAGACCGACATCGATGAGGTGCTATTGGCTGAGCAGGAGGACACCGACTCAGCGTTTGGGAGTAACCGCAGC Aacgagtggggaggaggaggaggtggaaggagaggaggaagaggaggaggaggatga